From the Candidatus Bathyarchaeota archaeon genome, one window contains:
- a CDS encoding sodium:calcium antiporter: protein MVFETVIAVAVLIIGIVLMTYSSDKAVEHSVKIASALRISPLVIGLILVSIGTDLPEIVNSIVSCAVGHADIELGDSLGSVLTQITLVLGLLPFLAGKFKVKRKEVLVIGAFEVLALILAVSIAEKGYFTRINALFLVASWPVFILLTRSITAKNAKEKEHAMAHPNEKPLYHLRDWMIAILGFVGVAIGAYAVVQSVIKLSADFHISEYLISFFVVAIGTSLPELMVDLTAIRKKQYELAIGDAIGSCLVDASVSVGIGQFFFPQAVSGETAMITGLYAIFGSIVVILTLALREKVDKKAGALFIFLYLFSYTLLRV from the coding sequence TTGGTCTTTGAGACAGTAATTGCAGTCGCAGTTCTCATCATAGGAATCGTGCTTATGACTTATTCCAGCGACAAGGCAGTTGAGCACTCAGTAAAAATAGCTTCAGCATTGAGGATTTCTCCGCTTGTGATCGGTCTTATACTAGTGTCCATAGGCACGGATTTGCCAGAGATCGTTAACTCAATCGTCTCGTGTGCGGTAGGTCACGCAGACATAGAGTTAGGGGACTCCCTCGGATCTGTCTTGACCCAGATAACTCTTGTGTTAGGGCTTCTTCCATTCTTAGCTGGGAAGTTCAAAGTGAAGAGGAAAGAGGTGTTGGTCATCGGGGCCTTCGAGGTCTTGGCACTCATACTTGCAGTGTCAATAGCCGAGAAGGGGTACTTTACGAGGATTAACGCACTCTTTTTGGTGGCTAGCTGGCCAGTCTTCATACTACTAACTAGAAGCATCACAGCAAAGAATGCTAAGGAAAAAGAGCATGCAATGGCACATCCCAATGAAAAACCCCTTTATCACCTTCGTGACTGGATGATAGCCATTTTGGGCTTCGTGGGCGTTGCGATCGGAGCCTATGCGGTGGTACAATCAGTGATCAAACTTTCGGCAGATTTCCACATTTCCGAGTACCTCATAAGCTTCTTCGTGGTCGCAATCGGGACATCTCTCCCAGAATTAATGGTTGACTTAACAGCCATCCGAAAGAAACAATACGAGCTTGCTATAGGAGACGCCATAGGAAGCTGTCTTGTTGATGCTTCTGTTTCAGTTGGAATAGGACAGTTCTTTTTCCCACAAGCAGTATCTGGCGAAACCGCCATGATCACAGGCTTATATGCCATATTTGGCTCCATCGTGGTCATATTAACGCTTGCACTAAGAGAGAAAGTCGACAAGAAAGCAGGAGCATTATTCATCTTTTTATACTTATTTTCCTATACACTGCTACGAGTTTAA
- a CDS encoding winged helix-turn-helix domain-containing protein — protein sequence MDDPEIIRLLADFTRTEILRLLSKYPMTETQLSKQLGITKAAIGYHLHLLMDTGIISIDKVEPEEHGILQKYYTPIAVLLIIDPARIPRDVQRYFILTQIEHLRGMFSVFKLYHHVSKVSSENLEKLAVAMLGQLKMVGQKHMKDMAPEDAESLRVKIYAEALSNLTKEKEWHSLFQRLG from the coding sequence GTGGATGACCCTGAAATTATCCGCTTGCTCGCAGACTTTACGCGAACAGAAATTCTACGCTTATTAAGCAAATACCCAATGACAGAAACGCAACTCTCTAAGCAGCTAGGTATTACGAAAGCCGCAATCGGCTATCACCTACATCTACTAATGGATACTGGAATCATAAGCATAGACAAGGTTGAGCCGGAGGAACATGGCATCCTGCAAAAATATTACACTCCCATAGCAGTTCTACTCATCATCGACCCTGCTCGCATACCACGGGACGTTCAAAGATACTTCATCCTAACACAAATAGAACATCTGAGGGGGATGTTCAGCGTCTTCAAATTATATCATCACGTTTCTAAGGTTTCATCAGAGAACTTAGAAAAATTAGCAGTTGCAATGTTAGGACAGCTCAAAATGGTCGGACAAAAGCACATGAAAGATATGGCACCAGAGGATGCTGAATCTTTAAGAGTAAAAATCTACGCTGAAGCCCTCTCCAACCTTACGAAGGAAAAGGAATGGCATAGCCTGTTTCAACGGTTAGGGTAG
- a CDS encoding PH domain-containing protein — MIVVLASPLVFVLLGLWNYRGIRIKVTTESLLIYYGFFNRKQILIEDIVSCEPTKAPFRRYYGIGVRYGTDGSWAYTTSLGDAVKIILRKGKPFGFSSNNPEKICSTISQMKNVP; from the coding sequence TTGATTGTTGTCTTAGCGTCTCCTCTAGTGTTTGTGTTGCTTGGGCTTTGGAATTATCGGGGCATACGGATAAAGGTGACCACTGAAAGCCTTCTAATTTATTACGGCTTTTTCAATCGCAAACAAATTCTAATAGAGGATATAGTATCCTGTGAACCAACTAAAGCCCCTTTTAGAAGATACTATGGTATCGGCGTTAGATATGGCACTGATGGCTCTTGGGCTTACACAACATCACTTGGCGACGCGGTGAAAATAATCCTACGGAAAGGAAAGCCATTCGGCTTTTCTTCAAATAACCCTGAAAAAATCTGCAGCACTATTAGTCAAATGAAAAATGTGCCATAG
- a CDS encoding NUDIX hydrolase: MATKFESVKVIDSRIVYDKHGRRIIEDILEFADGSTHEWVYHPGTGAEPGAVAVAAFTEDNKMILTKQYRHPFRKIIHDLPAGGVEGCETPEKAALRELEEETGYTAERLKWIGRFSWAPSTMGGTVEIFFTKSLQPKGSFDPSEIMDIELENFEKVLEKVLRGEYIDSALVIATLLVSAKKLLHS, translated from the coding sequence TTGGCTACAAAGTTTGAAAGCGTTAAGGTAATAGATTCCAGAATAGTTTATGATAAGCATGGCAGACGTATCATTGAGGATATTCTCGAGTTCGCAGATGGCTCAACGCATGAATGGGTCTACCATCCAGGTACAGGTGCTGAACCTGGTGCAGTAGCTGTGGCAGCCTTCACAGAGGACAACAAAATGATCCTTACGAAGCAGTATAGGCATCCCTTCCGCAAGATAATCCACGACTTACCAGCAGGCGGAGTGGAGGGATGCGAGACGCCTGAGAAGGCAGCACTAAGGGAGTTAGAGGAAGAAACGGGCTACACTGCCGAAAGGCTCAAGTGGATTGGAAGATTCAGCTGGGCTCCTAGTACTATGGGGGGCACTGTTGAGATATTCTTCACGAAATCTCTCCAGCCCAAGGGCAGCTTTGATCCAAGTGAGATAATGGACATTGAGCTTGAAAATTTTGAGAAGGTGCTAGAGAAAGTGCTTAGAGGCGAGTACATCGATTCAGCCTTAGTCATAGCAACCCTGCTGGTCTCAGCGAAAAAACTTCTTCACTCTTAA
- a CDS encoding Lrp/AsnC family transcriptional regulator has translation MAHEMKGTYRVFIMLNTQPGLDEKVSEQLLKFKEITEVHFISGIYDLLVVMEVSLHGRAIFTTIQEISQLLIQKIRKINGIRDTNTLLPFRSLIKHTS, from the coding sequence ATGGCTCACGAGATGAAGGGCACATATAGAGTTTTTATAATGTTGAATACACAACCTGGGCTTGATGAAAAAGTATCTGAACAACTATTGAAATTCAAAGAAATCACTGAGGTTCATTTCATAAGCGGTATATATGATCTGCTTGTTGTTATGGAAGTTAGCCTCCATGGGAGGGCCATATTCACCACAATTCAAGAAATCAGCCAATTGCTAATTCAGAAAATTAGAAAAATAAATGGTATCCGAGACACAAACACGTTGTTGCCCTTCCGTTCACTCATAAAGCATACTAGCTGA
- a CDS encoding MFS transporter, with product MKRIFAITFLNHLVSGGLALIIPLLLLKRNVNLAEIGIVISILPLVFLVVRLLLATLADQVGWARFYLLLNWPGTVFSTLIYLVANSIPAFLLGKIVEAVKVSSYWAVNRTAIFSLSPKQKAAGATRNAAVISLSTAIGSAISGVALVFMGFELTLGMLILASAIMVIPAALLWRAQRMKSRAGVLEAMALLNPRDKGKIFWFVSFAMLFFSLAFYPLFALLLPVFMVQQLGYDYITIGVAFMLYGLLAASVTFSTLRIRLDIRRVVVQSVIALFVTFLLANSGSYFLALFLALALADGLGIGFFESIIAKATKNELTVSVDVGLLHIPMRVAEFTSVLLAGFVAQSFGYMPVFAASGIFFTVFSVLSLYALKM from the coding sequence ATGAAGAGGATTTTTGCGATCACTTTCCTTAATCATCTTGTATCTGGAGGCCTTGCACTGATAATTCCATTATTACTATTGAAGAGAAACGTTAATCTTGCAGAGATCGGCATCGTGATTTCTATCTTACCTCTAGTCTTTCTTGTAGTCCGACTGCTTCTTGCAACACTTGCAGATCAAGTAGGGTGGGCTCGATTCTACTTGCTGCTAAACTGGCCTGGAACGGTTTTTTCGACTTTGATATATTTAGTTGCTAACTCCATTCCTGCCTTTCTCTTAGGAAAGATTGTTGAAGCAGTGAAAGTGTCTTCTTACTGGGCGGTTAACAGAACTGCCATCTTTTCACTATCTCCTAAACAAAAGGCAGCGGGAGCTACAAGGAATGCCGCTGTTATATCTTTGTCTACTGCCATTGGCAGCGCAATTTCAGGTGTGGCATTGGTCTTTATGGGATTTGAACTCACATTGGGCATGTTGATCCTTGCATCTGCAATTATGGTGATTCCAGCCGCACTACTTTGGCGAGCTCAGAGAATGAAATCAAGGGCAGGAGTCCTAGAAGCTATGGCCTTACTCAACCCAAGAGATAAGGGTAAGATATTTTGGTTTGTCTCATTTGCTATGTTATTCTTTAGCCTTGCATTTTATCCTCTTTTTGCGTTGCTTTTGCCAGTTTTTATGGTACAGCAACTTGGATATGATTATATCACAATAGGAGTAGCCTTCATGCTCTACGGCTTGCTAGCTGCATCTGTAACGTTTAGCACACTAAGGATTCGTCTTGATATTCGACGAGTTGTTGTTCAGAGTGTAATTGCCTTATTTGTAACGTTTCTCTTGGCAAACTCGGGTAGTTACTTTCTTGCACTCTTCTTGGCACTAGCTCTCGCTGATGGTCTTGGAATAGGCTTTTTTGAATCTATTATTGCGAAAGCTACAAAGAATGAACTAACTGTTTCCGTTGATGTAGGATTGCTTCATATACCTATGAGAGTTGCAGAGTTCACCTCAGTATTGTTAGCTGGATTTGTCGCCCAGTCTTTCGGATACATGCCTGTATTCGCTGCTTCAGGAATTTTCTTCACGGTTTTCTCTGTTCTTTCCTTGTACGCTCTGAAAATGTGA
- a CDS encoding PadR family transcriptional regulator, giving the protein MNCSHRHHFGRWMRHMASVPKGFLKYSVLKLLDEKSRSGSEIMNEIESKTEGRWKPSPGSIYPLLAWLQEKGYTKEAPDQEPGMKRYTLTDEGKAFLEEHVKRRKEIQERFGAFRPPFYRFPWLNSYPEKAKELLEAGKSFMKASWSLLDKLREKYTEEAATQAKEVFKQATEKLNEIAKKLEQAD; this is encoded by the coding sequence ATGAATTGTTCACATAGACACCATTTTGGTCGTTGGATGAGACACATGGCGTCTGTTCCAAAAGGCTTCTTGAAATACTCCGTGTTGAAACTGCTTGACGAAAAGTCCCGATCGGGATCGGAAATCATGAACGAAATCGAAAGTAAGACTGAGGGACGTTGGAAGCCAAGTCCTGGGTCGATTTATCCCCTCTTAGCGTGGCTTCAGGAAAAAGGATATACCAAGGAAGCACCGGACCAAGAGCCCGGTATGAAACGTTATACCCTAACTGATGAAGGCAAAGCGTTTCTAGAGGAACACGTCAAGAGAAGGAAAGAGATTCAAGAGAGATTTGGTGCTTTCAGGCCTCCATTTTACAGGTTCCCATGGCTCAACTCTTATCCTGAAAAGGCAAAGGAACTACTCGAAGCAGGAAAGAGTTTCATGAAGGCTAGCTGGAGCCTTCTTGACAAATTGCGCGAAAAATACACGGAAGAAGCTGCCACACAAGCCAAAGAAGTTTTCAAACAAGCCACCGAAAAACTAAATGAAATAGCCAAGAAACTGGAACAAGCTGATTAG